Proteins encoded by one window of Roseibium sp. Sym1:
- the hemC gene encoding hydroxymethylbilane synthase, whose product MQSNPLRIGTRGSQLALAQAHETRDRLMAAHSLPEDAFEIVVIKTSGDRIQDRPLSEVGGKGLFTKEIEEALLDGRIDIAVHSSKDMPTVLPDGLALTAFLPREDVRDAFLSPKAGTLTDLPQGAVVGSGSLRRQAMIKRLRPDIEVVMYRGNLQTRMRKLAEGEVDATLLAAAGLRRLGLGGEITSLLETQDFLPAVGQGAICIESREGDTATLEKLAAIHDETTQIRLDAERAFLAVLDGSCRTPIGGLATIEGDTLQFRGIVLKPDGSEAHEAAGGGPLADAVRIGQSVGEDLKARMGPGFLAEA is encoded by the coding sequence TTGCAATCAAATCCTTTGCGCATCGGCACGAGAGGCAGCCAGCTGGCGCTGGCGCAGGCTCATGAAACCCGCGACCGGCTGATGGCGGCCCATTCTCTTCCCGAAGACGCGTTCGAGATCGTTGTCATCAAGACCTCCGGCGACAGGATCCAGGACCGGCCCCTGTCGGAAGTCGGCGGCAAGGGGCTCTTCACCAAGGAAATCGAGGAGGCCCTGCTCGATGGCCGGATCGACATCGCGGTTCATTCCTCCAAGGACATGCCGACCGTGCTTCCGGATGGTCTGGCGCTGACGGCGTTCCTGCCGCGCGAGGATGTGCGCGATGCTTTCCTGTCGCCAAAGGCCGGCACGCTGACCGACCTGCCCCAGGGCGCCGTCGTCGGCTCCGGTTCCCTGCGCCGCCAGGCGATGATCAAGCGGCTCCGTCCGGACATCGAGGTGGTCATGTACCGCGGCAACCTGCAGACAAGGATGCGCAAGCTGGCCGAGGGGGAAGTCGACGCGACGCTGCTGGCCGCAGCGGGCCTGCGCCGGCTCGGGCTTGGCGGGGAAATCACCAGCCTTCTGGAAACACAAGACTTTCTCCCTGCCGTCGGCCAGGGGGCGATCTGCATCGAAAGCCGTGAAGGCGACACGGCAACCCTGGAGAAACTGGCCGCGATCCACGACGAGACCACGCAAATCCGCCTCGATGCGGAAAGGGCCTTCCTGGCCGTGCTCGACGGTTCGTGCCGCACGCCCATCGGCGGGCTTGCGACCATCGAGGGCGACACCCTGCAGTTCAGGGGAATCGTGCTGAAGCCGGACGGGTCCGAGGCCCATGAGGCCGCCGGCGGCGGTCCGCTTGCGGATGCGGTCCGGATCGGGCAGTCGGTTGGCGAGGACCTGAAGGCCAGGATGGGGCCGGGCTTTCTGGCAGAGGCCTGA
- a CDS encoding uroporphyrinogen-III synthase translates to MRFLVTRPQPECRRTAERLRALGHAAEEVPLLTCTEYPPDRFDLSNVSALAISSRRAVAVLAGHGQLADLQKLPVFTVGRATAEAARKAGFAEVVSADGDLAALAELILARRDGLEPGSVLYPAAEDRAGELDEVLAGGKMSCRTVAVYRMVPVETVPQELIEALSGEAYDGVLIYSKRTAEALRSLLRAGVPGDKFSRMPVYALSKQAGEPLSEAMRVKVASAPNENALLELALTQC, encoded by the coding sequence ATGCGCTTCCTGGTGACACGGCCGCAACCGGAGTGCAGGCGCACTGCGGAGCGGTTGCGTGCCCTGGGACATGCCGCCGAAGAGGTGCCGCTGCTGACCTGCACGGAGTATCCGCCGGACCGGTTCGACCTGTCGAACGTGTCGGCCCTGGCCATTTCCAGCCGGCGGGCGGTCGCCGTTCTTGCCGGCCACGGCCAGCTTGCGGACTTGCAGAAACTGCCGGTTTTCACGGTCGGGCGCGCAACGGCGGAGGCCGCGCGGAAAGCCGGTTTCGCGGAAGTCGTGTCCGCGGATGGTGATCTTGCCGCTCTCGCGGAGCTGATTCTCGCCAGACGGGACGGCCTGGAGCCGGGCAGCGTGCTCTATCCGGCGGCGGAGGACAGGGCCGGGGAGCTGGATGAGGTTCTGGCCGGCGGCAAAATGTCCTGCCGGACCGTTGCCGTTTACCGGATGGTTCCTGTGGAGACGGTGCCGCAAGAGCTGATCGAGGCGCTGTCAGGCGAAGCCTATGACGGGGTCCTGATCTATTCGAAGAGGACGGCCGAAGCCTTGCGCTCCCTGCTGCGCGCCGGTGTCCCGGGCGACAAATTTTCACGCATGCCCGTCTATGCCCTTTCGAAACAGGCCGGTGAGCCCCTATCTGAAGCAATGCGGGTAAAAGTGGCTTCCGCGCCGAATGAAAACGCCTTGCTGGAATTGGCATTAACACAGTGTTAA
- a CDS encoding COG4223 family protein yields the protein MATDKKSSGGTSSSGGSGSGASDKPGSSAASSTSGSGKRPVTIDLTAEKAANKPGGTTASGSASTGSSKPATTGGTSSSGTSGTTSSSYSSTRPAGSTGTTSGSGTTSGSGTTSAGASATGGGKPADTKPASTTSAASKAGSTSSSGSAAGTSSSRPSTTTSSTTSSSRPAGSTTFSNPPAAEERGGVGAFGVLIAAVIGGILVLGGGFGLYQAGIVKLNPEPNQQLTSALRAAERKISDLEGKLGDVTSTVSSQNTGSAVSALERKVTALEGKLNEAASSASADLGPAVDALKKDFESLRSEMTSAPVSGGDGAPVNLKPLEDRLAALENTTQSDNQADLAPLEKRLAELETSSSSTSSEADKLSGSVSELETQLTDLKSTLADVETRLSNTEATAKAAQTAVSTSDVSLKTLADSQARATETLSSLSADIKSVGEANTAALETIRAELESLSKRVAAVEATMGDATAREVAARALSVSALKSAVDSGRPYGTELAAVKAGLPSDIDLAALEAHAKTGVEPVSVLIAQFPPVARKVYQTFSEPDHSGDVLDSLLSSAQSLITVRQSGSGEGDGPNAALQRMENAVKSGNLAAALEAYKALPEAGQAAASDWAARAEARVEVDNLTDKASQEVLNALAAKDS from the coding sequence ATGGCGACGGACAAGAAATCTTCTGGCGGGACATCCTCATCGGGCGGCAGCGGATCAGGCGCCTCCGACAAGCCTGGCAGCAGCGCGGCCTCTTCGACGTCCGGTTCGGGCAAACGGCCGGTCACTATTGACCTGACCGCCGAGAAGGCCGCCAACAAGCCGGGCGGCACCACGGCTTCAGGCAGCGCGTCCACCGGTTCCTCCAAGCCGGCGACGACCGGCGGCACCTCGTCCTCCGGCACCTCCGGAACGACCTCTTCCAGCTACAGTTCAACCCGCCCGGCCGGATCCACGGGCACGACGTCCGGTTCAGGCACGACGTCGGGGTCCGGCACGACGTCGGCGGGCGCGTCCGCGACGGGCGGTGGCAAGCCTGCGGACACGAAGCCGGCAAGCACGACATCGGCCGCGAGCAAGGCGGGCAGCACCTCATCCTCCGGCAGCGCCGCCGGAACGTCCTCGAGCCGTCCGTCAACCACGACCAGCAGCACGACGAGCAGTTCCAGGCCAGCCGGATCGACGACGTTTTCCAATCCGCCCGCGGCCGAGGAGCGCGGTGGTGTCGGCGCGTTCGGCGTGCTGATCGCTGCGGTGATCGGCGGTATCCTGGTTCTGGGCGGCGGGTTCGGTCTTTACCAGGCCGGAATCGTCAAACTGAACCCGGAGCCGAACCAGCAGCTGACCAGCGCGCTCAGGGCAGCCGAACGCAAGATTTCCGACCTTGAAGGCAAGCTCGGCGATGTCACGTCGACCGTCTCCAGCCAGAACACCGGCAGCGCCGTTTCCGCGCTGGAGCGCAAGGTCACCGCGCTGGAAGGCAAGCTGAATGAGGCGGCCTCGTCGGCATCGGCGGATCTTGGCCCGGCGGTCGACGCGCTGAAGAAGGATTTTGAAAGCCTGCGCAGCGAGATGACGTCCGCACCGGTCAGCGGTGGTGATGGCGCTCCGGTCAACCTGAAGCCTCTGGAAGATCGTCTGGCCGCCCTGGAAAACACCACGCAATCCGACAACCAGGCCGATCTGGCGCCGCTGGAAAAGCGCCTTGCCGAACTGGAGACCAGCAGCAGCTCGACCTCTTCGGAAGCCGACAAGCTGTCCGGTTCCGTCTCCGAGCTCGAGACCCAGCTCACCGACCTGAAGTCGACTCTCGCGGATGTCGAGACCCGGCTGTCGAACACCGAAGCGACGGCCAAGGCAGCGCAAACCGCCGTGTCGACATCGGATGTCTCCCTGAAAACACTGGCCGACAGCCAGGCCCGGGCCACCGAAACCCTGTCCAGCCTGTCGGCCGACATCAAGTCCGTCGGCGAGGCCAACACGGCCGCACTGGAGACTATTCGCGCGGAGCTCGAAAGCCTGTCCAAACGGGTTGCGGCGGTCGAAGCGACCATGGGCGACGCCACGGCGCGGGAAGTTGCCGCCCGGGCGCTGTCCGTCTCCGCGCTGAAGTCGGCGGTGGATTCGGGCCGTCCCTACGGGACCGAGCTCGCGGCCGTGAAGGCCGGTCTGCCGTCTGACATCGATCTTGCCGCCCTCGAGGCCCATGCCAAGACCGGGGTCGAGCCTGTCTCCGTCCTGATCGCCCAGTTTCCGCCGGTGGCGCGCAAGGTCTACCAGACCTTTTCCGAACCGGACCATTCGGGCGACGTGCTGGACAGTCTCCTGTCGAGCGCCCAGTCCCTGATCACCGTCCGGCAATCGGGCAGTGGCGAGGGGGATGGGCCCAACGCGGCGCTGCAACGGATGGAAAACGCCGTGAAATCCGGCAATCTTGCCGCCGCGCTGGAAGCCTACAAGGCCTTGCCGGAGGCCGGACAGGCCGCCGCTAGCGACTGGGCCGCGCGAGCCGAGGCCCGCGTCGAGGTGGACAACCTGACCGACAAGGCCTCGCAGGAAGTGCTGAACGCACTGGCTGCGAAAGACAGTTGA
- a CDS encoding heme biosynthesis protein HemY: MIRVLFYFALLFAVAAGFAWMADLPGTIQIAWPVYENGEQVGTNIWEQSPTVVALVVAVILAVFLGVVWAIRVVLKSPQIASRFFRRRRKDKGYQALSHGLIALGTGNAKLARRYAVDADRLLADEPAAQLLLAQTAQLAGKDDEARQRFEAMLEDPATKALGLHGLFVEAERHREPVAARHYAEEAAKTSPGLEWAGKAVLGYQAVAHHWDEALKTLERNYAAKMLDKKTYRRQRAVILTALAQKLEDGEPERAYSLAKEAHGLALDLVPAAVLTSRLATRRGDIRKASKVLEATWRLSPHPDLADTYAHVRTGDAAVDRLKRVKSLSAQRANTPEGALAIARAAMEAREFDEARKQLKKVLQAEPSRKAFLLMAELEEAEHGDRGRMRDWLARAVSAPMDKVWMADGVISAEWQAVSPVTGKLDAFQWVTPDSLSEDDGLVLEDSLFEAPALPAAASGAKADAFRSDAEEIDTLLDEADPVVLEAEPVEKSAGAAKPASAETTESAAPAKPASVGKQGYEGTTDDVKHSPSLKDLPDAKPANGTAEASVEKPSETEPAKADVADKAAGPGSGTGEGTAKAAETAGAEAEKKAGEKDDLDRPIEFPLSRMPDDPGPDDEDEDTSKKTPRPRFFN, translated from the coding sequence ATGATCCGCGTTCTGTTCTATTTCGCGCTGTTGTTTGCCGTCGCCGCAGGGTTTGCCTGGATGGCGGATCTGCCGGGGACGATCCAGATTGCCTGGCCGGTCTACGAGAACGGCGAACAGGTCGGCACGAACATCTGGGAGCAGTCGCCGACGGTCGTTGCTCTCGTGGTTGCCGTGATTCTTGCGGTCTTCCTCGGTGTGGTCTGGGCGATCCGGGTGGTGCTGAAGTCGCCGCAGATCGCCAGCCGGTTTTTCCGCAGGCGGCGCAAGGACAAGGGGTACCAGGCCCTGTCGCACGGACTGATCGCGCTCGGGACCGGTAACGCAAAGTTGGCGCGCCGGTATGCCGTGGACGCCGACCGCCTCCTGGCCGACGAGCCTGCCGCCCAGCTCCTTCTGGCGCAGACAGCGCAGCTCGCGGGCAAGGACGACGAGGCCCGTCAACGCTTCGAAGCCATGCTGGAGGATCCGGCCACCAAGGCGCTCGGGCTGCACGGCCTGTTCGTCGAGGCGGAACGGCACCGCGAACCGGTTGCCGCGCGTCATTATGCCGAAGAGGCCGCCAAGACGTCTCCGGGCCTGGAATGGGCCGGCAAGGCCGTGCTCGGCTACCAGGCCGTCGCCCATCACTGGGACGAGGCGCTGAAGACGCTGGAGCGCAACTACGCAGCCAAGATGCTCGACAAGAAGACCTACCGCCGTCAGCGCGCGGTCATCCTGACGGCGCTGGCGCAGAAGCTGGAAGACGGCGAACCGGAGCGCGCCTATTCGCTTGCCAAGGAAGCCCACGGTCTTGCGCTCGACCTTGTGCCCGCCGCCGTGCTGACATCACGCCTGGCAACGCGGCGCGGGGACATCCGCAAGGCGTCCAAGGTGCTGGAAGCCACCTGGCGGCTGTCGCCGCATCCGGACCTGGCGGATACCTACGCCCATGTGCGCACCGGCGATGCCGCCGTCGACAGGCTGAAGCGCGTCAAGTCGCTGTCGGCACAGCGCGCCAACACGCCGGAAGGCGCCCTGGCGATCGCCCGGGCTGCCATGGAAGCGCGCGAATTCGACGAAGCGCGCAAGCAGCTTAAGAAGGTTCTCCAGGCTGAGCCGAGCCGCAAGGCGTTCCTGCTGATGGCGGAACTGGAAGAGGCCGAACATGGCGACCGGGGCCGCATGCGTGACTGGCTGGCCCGGGCCGTCTCGGCGCCGATGGACAAGGTCTGGATGGCCGACGGCGTCATCTCGGCCGAGTGGCAGGCGGTGTCGCCGGTGACCGGAAAGCTGGACGCGTTCCAGTGGGTCACGCCGGACAGCCTGTCGGAAGATGACGGCCTGGTGCTCGAAGACAGCCTGTTCGAGGCGCCCGCTCTGCCGGCGGCCGCATCCGGTGCCAAAGCCGATGCATTCCGGAGCGATGCCGAGGAGATCGACACGCTGCTGGATGAAGCGGATCCGGTTGTTCTGGAAGCCGAGCCGGTTGAAAAATCTGCCGGAGCAGCAAAACCGGCGTCCGCGGAAACGACCGAAAGTGCCGCACCCGCCAAGCCGGCATCGGTGGGCAAGCAGGGCTATGAAGGCACGACGGATGACGTCAAGCACAGTCCCTCGCTGAAGGACCTGCCCGATGCAAAGCCTGCGAACGGCACGGCCGAGGCCAGCGTGGAGAAGCCGTCCGAAACGGAACCGGCAAAGGCCGACGTTGCCGACAAGGCGGCCGGGCCTGGGTCCGGCACCGGCGAAGGCACTGCCAAAGCAGCGGAAACAGCCGGGGCCGAGGCAGAAAAGAAAGCCGGTGAGAAAGACGATCTGGACCGTCCGATCGAGTTTCCGCTGTCCCGGATGCCGGATGATCCCGGGCCGGATGACGAGGACGAGGACACGTCCAAAAAGACACCGCGGCCGCGCTTTTTCAATTGA
- a CDS encoding DUF6790 family protein translates to MIADVIKLVLSNPSLVLLVLGGVVALGILVSRSKPLPKGAAMETVLSQFILFSIGIGYLYNFVIHVFFADMAAKFIGWANSPFQLEVGFASLGFAVVGFLAFSGSRGLRIASVVGPSVFLLGAAGGHVYQMVAAHNFAPGNAGVVFWTDIFIPVIGFTLLWLTRASTRPSPAGPAR, encoded by the coding sequence ATGATCGCGGATGTCATCAAGCTTGTCCTTTCGAACCCTTCCCTTGTTCTTCTTGTCCTGGGGGGCGTCGTGGCGCTGGGTATTCTGGTGAGCAGAAGCAAGCCGTTGCCGAAAGGGGCGGCCATGGAGACCGTCCTGTCCCAATTCATCCTGTTTTCCATCGGGATCGGCTACCTCTACAATTTTGTCATTCATGTCTTTTTCGCAGACATGGCTGCAAAGTTCATAGGCTGGGCCAACAGTCCCTTTCAGCTCGAGGTCGGCTTTGCCAGTCTCGGGTTCGCAGTGGTCGGTTTCCTGGCATTCAGCGGGTCTCGCGGATTGCGCATTGCTTCCGTTGTCGGGCCATCGGTCTTCCTGCTGGGCGCTGCCGGAGGGCATGTCTATCAGATGGTCGCAGCCCATAATTTCGCGCCGGGAAATGCAGGCGTTGTCTTCTGGACCGATATCTTCATTCCGGTGATCGGGTTCACGCTGCTGTGGCTGACACGTGCGTCAACGCGGCCTTCTCCTGCCGGCCCGGCCCGGTGA